Proteins co-encoded in one Pseudarthrobacter chlorophenolicus A6 genomic window:
- a CDS encoding histone-like nucleoid-structuring protein Lsr2 — protein sequence MAQKVNIILVDDLDGGSADENVKFGLDGVNYEIDLSAANATELRSSLERYVGAARKSSGGRAAAKAKAPAGSGRSHDSAQIRQWARDNGYTVNSRGRIQAEIQEAYQKANS from the coding sequence ATGGCACAGAAAGTAAACATCATCCTCGTTGATGATCTGGATGGGGGATCCGCAGACGAGAATGTAAAGTTTGGCCTCGACGGGGTCAACTACGAGATTGATCTTTCGGCGGCCAACGCCACCGAACTCCGGTCTTCGCTTGAGCGCTATGTTGGCGCTGCACGCAAGTCCTCAGGCGGCCGCGCGGCCGCCAAGGCGAAAGCTCCCGCAGGGAGCGGCCGCAGCCACGATTCGGCACAGATCCGCCAGTGGGCGCGGGATAACGGCTACACCGTTAACAGCCGCGGCCGAATTCAGGCGGAAATCCAGGAAGCCTACCAAAAGGCCAATTCCTAG